From one Cryptosporangium phraense genomic stretch:
- a CDS encoding TMEM165/GDT1 family protein, with the protein MTGFLAALAVSFGVIFVAELGDKSQLMALTFATRFKALPVLIGITIATAVVHAVSVAVGYGLGATLPTGWIALVAAIAFLVFGAWTLRGDKLTDEEKNKAEQTTRSAIVAASVAFFLAELGDKTMLATITLATQYGWFGTWLGSTIGMVAADALAIVVGRQLGRHLPEKAIKYGAAALFFIFGVWLLIDAILQLN; encoded by the coding sequence GTGACTGGATTCCTCGCGGCCCTGGCCGTCAGCTTCGGCGTGATCTTCGTTGCCGAGCTCGGCGACAAGTCGCAGCTCATGGCCTTGACGTTCGCGACCCGGTTCAAGGCCCTCCCGGTGCTGATCGGCATCACGATCGCGACCGCGGTCGTGCACGCGGTCTCGGTCGCGGTCGGCTACGGTCTCGGCGCGACGCTGCCGACCGGCTGGATCGCGCTGGTCGCGGCGATCGCGTTCCTCGTGTTCGGGGCCTGGACGCTCCGCGGCGACAAGCTCACCGACGAGGAGAAGAACAAGGCCGAACAGACGACGCGGTCCGCGATCGTCGCCGCCTCGGTCGCGTTCTTCCTGGCCGAGCTGGGCGACAAGACGATGCTGGCGACGATCACGCTGGCCACCCAGTACGGCTGGTTCGGCACCTGGCTGGGCTCGACGATCGGGATGGTGGCCGCGGACGCGCTGGCGATCGTCGTCGGACGTCAGCTCGGCCGGCATCTTCCGGAGAAGGCGATCAAGTACGGCGCGGCCGCCCTGTTCTTCATCTTCGGCGTCTGGCTCCTGATCGACGCGATCCTGCAGCTGAACTAA